In the Purpureocillium takamizusanense chromosome 5, complete sequence genome, one interval contains:
- a CDS encoding uncharacterized protein (COG:Q~EggNog:ENOG503P023) — translation MAPPRAFDFTGDVAIVTGAGSRMDGEIGNGRAAAILLARHGAKVALVDYNVDWAKETKRMIEAEGGISEVVQADVTNEEACKTGVFRTVELFGAVHILVNIVGVGGAIGDATTISLEAWERDFRINVTSMVLMSRYAIPEMRKAGRGSIINMSSVSGLLGGNPSLLYPTTKGAIIQMTRAMAAHHGAENIRVNCVAPGMVYTPMTRGRGMTDEMRQARINQNLMKKEGTGWDVGYAILFLASKEAGWITGLIMAVDGGVSHNLFF, via the exons ATGGCCCCTCCAAGGGCCTTTGACTTtaccggcgacgtcgccatcgtcacgggcgccggcTCGCGAATGGACG GCGAGATTGGCAACGGTCGAGCAGCCGCCATCCTCTTAGCCAGACATGGCGCTAAAGTCGCCCTGGTCGACTACAACGTCGACTGGGCCAAGGAAACGAAACGGATGATTGAggcggagggcggcatcTCAGAGGTCGTTCAAGCAGACGTGACGAACGAAGAGGCGTGCAAGACTGGCGTGTTCAGAACTGTGGAATTGTTCGGTGCGGTGCATATCCTGGTAAACATTG TCGGGGTCGGgggcgccatcggcgacgcCACGACCATCAGCCTAGAGGCTTGGGAGAGGGACTTTCGCATCAACGTCACGAGCATGGTTCTCATGAGCCGCTATGCCATTCCTGAGATGAGGAAAGCCGGACGTGGATCGATCATCAACATGTCCTCCGTCAGCGGCC TGCTAGGAGGAAACCCCAGCCTCTTGTATCCCACCACCAAAGGAGCCATCATCCAGATGACGcgagccatggcggcgcacCATGGCGCAGAGAACATCCGCGTCAACTGCGTCGCCCCGGGGATGGTGTACACACCCATGACGAGGGGGCGGGGCATGACCGACGAGATGAGGCAGGCCCGAATCAACCAGAATCTGATGAAGAAGGAAGGTACGGGTTGGGACGTGGGTTACG ccatcctcttcctcgccagcAAGGAGGCCGGTTGGATCACTGGGCTGATCATGGCAGTGGACGGAGGCGTAAGTCACAATCTGTTCTTCTGA